The proteins below are encoded in one region of Buttiauxella gaviniae:
- a CDS encoding PTS fructose transporter subunit IIB, producing MYIVCVAACPTGVAHTFMAAEALEITGKNRGHEIKVETQGSMGAENEITAEDLARADGVIIAADVAINNKERFDGMLKLECSVADPIKFADAVFEAIEQEINHG from the coding sequence ATGTATATCGTTTGTGTAGCTGCATGTCCGACCGGCGTTGCCCACACCTTTATGGCCGCCGAAGCGCTGGAAATCACAGGCAAAAATCGCGGGCATGAAATTAAAGTCGAAACCCAGGGCAGCATGGGGGCGGAAAACGAAATAACCGCTGAAGACCTGGCGCGAGCAGATGGTGTGATCATCGCCGCCGACGTCGCTATCAACAACAAAGAGCGTTTCGATGGCATGCTAAAGCTGGAATGCAGCGTGGCAGACCCGATCAAATTCGCTGATGCGGTGTTTGAAGCCATTGAGCAGGAGATAAATCATGGCTAA
- the folB gene encoding bifunctional dihydroneopterin aldolase/7,8-dihydroneopterin epimerase codes for MDIVFIEQLTVITTIGVYDWEQTISQKLIFDIEMAWDNRQAASSDDVNDCLSYADVSEAVIGHVAGGRFALVERVAEEVAQLLLTRFNSPWVRLKVSKPGAVAQAANVGVIIERGSNLKS; via the coding sequence ATGGACATTGTATTTATAGAGCAACTGACTGTAATCACCACTATTGGTGTTTATGACTGGGAACAGACTATCTCCCAGAAACTGATATTCGATATCGAAATGGCGTGGGACAACCGCCAGGCCGCCAGCAGCGACGATGTAAACGACTGTTTAAGTTATGCTGATGTCAGCGAAGCGGTAATCGGCCATGTCGCTGGTGGCCGTTTTGCTCTGGTGGAACGCGTGGCTGAAGAGGTCGCACAGCTCTTGTTGACTCGCTTTAACTCGCCGTGGGTGCGTTTAAAAGTCAGCAAACCGGGTGCTGTTGCTCAGGCCGCAAATGTAGGGGTTATTATCGAGCGTGGCAGTAATCTGAAAAGCTAA
- a CDS encoding PTS fructose transporter subunit IIC, whose protein sequence is MAKFQGGGVKSSAGTEVKNAIMTGVSYMLPFVIAGAVIMGIARIGASMYGIDNIWDASHEQAASVVVQMLHKFDGFGGLALSLMLPIVAGYISFAIANKPGIAPGMVGGLLASNLGTGFLGALAAGFVAGYIVRLLTAKVKLPRSLASAGPIFILPVGGTLLTCIIMAFVIGTPLAALNRGMEAWLLAMSGTNKIILAAVVGGMVGFDLGGPVNKAAVTTAMALLASGIYDPNTAAQVAIIIPPIGLGVASLIWKHRFPESLQEAGKASTLMGLIGVSEGAIPFALANPKIIIINVIGTATGSAMAVGLGAVNHAPISGFYGWLAVDGWPVYILSIAVGSAIVAVGSLLVFRQSTPSGNKEEKVAAPAPKFKVSR, encoded by the coding sequence ATGGCTAAATTTCAGGGCGGCGGGGTGAAATCCTCCGCGGGTACGGAAGTGAAAAACGCCATTATGACCGGCGTGTCATACATGCTGCCGTTTGTCATTGCCGGAGCGGTGATTATGGGTATCGCCCGTATCGGCGCTTCGATGTATGGCATTGATAACATTTGGGATGCCAGCCACGAACAGGCCGCAAGCGTGGTCGTGCAGATGCTGCATAAATTCGACGGCTTTGGCGGGCTCGCACTCTCTTTGATGCTGCCGATTGTCGCGGGCTACATCAGTTTTGCCATTGCCAATAAGCCTGGGATTGCGCCGGGAATGGTGGGCGGCCTGCTGGCAAGTAACCTGGGAACCGGCTTTCTGGGCGCGCTGGCTGCGGGTTTTGTGGCAGGTTACATCGTCCGTCTACTGACGGCAAAAGTAAAACTGCCGCGCTCGCTGGCCTCCGCAGGGCCGATTTTCATCCTGCCCGTTGGCGGTACGTTGCTGACCTGCATCATCATGGCGTTTGTGATTGGTACGCCGCTGGCGGCGCTAAATCGCGGTATGGAAGCGTGGCTGCTGGCGATGTCCGGCACCAACAAAATCATTCTGGCGGCGGTGGTTGGCGGTATGGTCGGCTTTGACCTTGGCGGCCCGGTCAACAAAGCGGCAGTCACGACGGCGATGGCGCTGCTGGCGTCCGGCATTTATGACCCGAACACGGCGGCACAGGTCGCGATTATCATCCCGCCAATTGGCCTCGGCGTCGCTTCGCTTATCTGGAAACATCGTTTCCCTGAATCGCTGCAAGAAGCGGGTAAGGCCTCAACGTTGATGGGCCTGATTGGGGTTTCAGAAGGGGCCATTCCTTTTGCGCTGGCAAATCCAAAAATCATTATTATTAACGTCATCGGTACCGCGACCGGGTCTGCAATGGCGGTCGGTTTAGGTGCGGTAAACCATGCCCCTATTTCTGGTTTTTACGGCTGGTTAGCCGTTGATGGCTGGCCGGTATATATCCTGTCTATCGCCGTTGGCTCCGCGATTGTCGCAGTGGGTTCTCTGCTGGTTTTCCGCCAGTCTACGCCCTCTGGCAATAAAGAAGAAAAAGTGGCAGCGCCTGCGCCTAAATTTAAAGTGAGCCGCTAA
- the plsY gene encoding glycerol-3-phosphate 1-O-acyltransferase PlsY: protein MSVIAPGMILLAYLCGSISSAILVCRVAGLPDPRENGSGNPGATNVLRLGGKGAAVAVLIFDILKGMLPVWAAYALGVTPFWLGLIAIAACVGHIWPVFFKFHGGKGVATAFGAIAPIGWDLTGVMAGTWLLSVLLSGYSSLGAIISALIAPFYVWWFKPQFTFPVAMLSCLILMRHHDNIQRLWRGQETKIWKKLRRKKKTEQ from the coding sequence ATGAGTGTAATCGCGCCAGGCATGATCCTGCTTGCGTATCTTTGCGGCTCAATCTCTAGCGCCATTCTGGTCTGCCGCGTTGCCGGTCTTCCTGATCCACGAGAGAACGGCTCTGGTAATCCAGGTGCTACCAACGTCTTGAGACTTGGCGGGAAAGGGGCAGCCGTAGCGGTACTGATTTTTGACATTCTCAAAGGGATGTTGCCCGTTTGGGCGGCTTACGCGCTCGGCGTGACACCTTTCTGGCTGGGGCTTATCGCCATCGCAGCCTGTGTGGGCCATATATGGCCGGTTTTCTTTAAATTCCACGGCGGTAAAGGTGTTGCAACGGCCTTTGGTGCCATCGCCCCCATTGGCTGGGACTTAACCGGCGTAATGGCGGGAACCTGGCTGCTGAGCGTACTCCTGAGCGGTTATTCGTCATTAGGTGCGATTATCAGCGCGCTGATTGCCCCTTTCTATGTCTGGTGGTTCAAACCGCAATTCACCTTTCCGGTAGCGATGCTTTCCTGCCTCATTTTGATGCGCCATCACGATAATATTCAGCGTTTGTGGCGCGGCCAGGAAACCAAGATCTGGAAGAAGCTGCGCAGAAAAAAGAAAACTGAGCAGTAA
- a CDS encoding autotransporter outer membrane beta-barrel domain-containing protein produces the protein MFASDESHAWSKALLILAMCLSNEAFAATTIPSSTTTVNLQTLSSTDTSFVLPATGTIRTLQGDGIDADASRSWELLIQGVVNAADIGVNLAGNNNSLVNSGTIGSNGGIAILLNGAGNLITLNSGSVINGSIFSSGYKNALVLQGKGSIGGSIGGSNGFDTIDVVNDSWVLEDSVLLSDASDALLTIGKGSALTLPGTLSSKNNQTATALIESGGLLQIGNGGTSGEIHFPIINEGVLAFFRSDTVYELSTPISGNGILLLKGTEVSGESSYLLNSDNPAFTGNVIIAKGARLHVNNTNPAPKAHVLVLNGGTLWLGSTANFTTPILLEGNGWDESGGPYGSLRLDSSAIQAGSVELTGNARITAIFDNYSGTISGQISDGGKGYQIEKYGNGLITLSGDNTWSGGMLLSQGRLSVSADSNLGASSGTLIFNGGLLEMTGDFVSQRALAVNAPGGAIFSTGTNTFVGGSSGSGPLTLGSGTLVLAGNDTRTGNTIVYADSHLQIGSNDVNNAVQGTLSGNVLNNGTLTFNRSGESSYSGVLEGSGALIKQNSGLVDLTGAGSSQGSVAVNGGTLRFSPAGPFNVAGTLITAAGAQTSVSTGSQLNIQGAMTQQAGAALETSVDASQPAAIAPTIALNGALKVSGAPVSASSITAKTLTILHSTNASGISGDFSSLGFSNPADYLIVNGSKVNNDQDYNLGFGLTWFAGPAQGNGNFTLINPSDTFDMDIALTNQTPPFSSGWDGQTLTKAGAGTLILSQPNTYTGSTLVNGGTLQTNVQDAFASSGNVVVNSGATLNLNNFNQQANNLSGGGAVSLGNAALTVTNNSDSQFAGNISGNGSLVKNGAQTLTLAGNNTFAGGLAINAGTLIATSGAALGAGAVVNNTVLTLAFTTRSLVKNLLSGSGTLNKEGSGWAQLLKTGSSAGRVNVNSGVLNFGEGVTFTSNDDFNTAAGAVTRIDNGGALNVVNRFDLKGELAVVPGEMEPVVTANTVLLDSQSMLNIAGLTTDDELPEAQRFLQSFKVISTAAPGGISGDFSELHIGGSASPVDYATLTGYKDLLSQHYNVDIRLNWYAQHSSTPEIANGVFTLADAGESFRLGSLLIDQKPNPATAWDGKTLTKAGQGTLILAKHNQFTGPTLINGGTLQTAIDNALALSSEVNIASGATFALDGFDQNVNRISGNGDITLGDAQLSVNNNSGAVFGGTISGSGGLIKNGAGDLQFLANQAWTGSTAINSGSLTLGASPAAEVNLSSSQVNIASGSMLGGYGSIAGNVSNQGTIAVADAAPQFSEGAAGNLVIGGDLINAGQIIMASPVPASSLIINGNYQGNDGLLTLSTVLGDDNSATDKLIILGNSSGSTQVKINNAGGAGAATVNGIEIIHVAGQSNGIFTLNGRVVAGAYDYFLHQGLPGTPNGNWYLRSQLPEPPPNPPVPPAPQPEIVRPEAGSYLANKSAASNMFTQRLEDRAGRAENSTLWLRQIGTHTGAYDGSGQLKTTANSYMIQGGGELAQGSFFQDDRLGVGVMFGYGNAHSHTDSNRSGYSSKGSVDGYSSGVYGTWYQNAKSLEGTYVDSWLQYSWFKAQVKGDDLETENYHLNGFSGSLETGYRMGIYQGENSRVFLTPQAQIIWDGLQADSHTENNGTHVTYPDGNNLQSRLGLKLSRDGVSTKDKPSGKLFTTYVEANWLHNSDPATVALDNEKVGLSGTRNVGELKLGIEGKLSARLNVWGNVAQQMGGSGYSATSGVIGVDYRF, from the coding sequence ATGTTTGCTTCAGATGAGAGCCACGCCTGGTCCAAAGCATTACTGATTCTTGCTATGTGCCTGAGTAATGAGGCTTTCGCCGCCACAACGATCCCTTCTTCGACAACCACCGTTAACCTGCAAACACTTTCATCCACCGATACATCCTTTGTGCTACCTGCCACGGGGACGATTAGAACCTTGCAGGGCGATGGAATTGATGCTGATGCCTCGCGTAGTTGGGAATTGCTTATTCAGGGGGTTGTTAATGCCGCGGATATTGGGGTGAATCTGGCGGGCAATAATAATTCGCTGGTGAACAGTGGAACGATAGGCAGCAATGGCGGAATTGCGATCTTACTGAATGGGGCCGGGAATTTAATTACGCTGAATTCCGGTTCAGTGATTAATGGCAGTATCTTCAGCTCCGGTTACAAAAATGCGTTGGTGCTCCAGGGCAAAGGGAGTATCGGCGGTAGTATTGGCGGCTCAAATGGTTTCGATACCATTGACGTAGTCAATGATAGCTGGGTGCTTGAGGATAGCGTGTTACTCAGCGATGCATCTGATGCTCTGCTGACAATTGGTAAGGGAAGTGCATTGACGCTTCCGGGGACGTTAAGCAGCAAAAATAACCAGACGGCGACGGCGCTGATTGAAAGTGGCGGCCTGCTACAGATAGGCAACGGGGGGACAAGTGGCGAGATTCACTTCCCTATTATTAACGAAGGCGTACTCGCCTTTTTCCGCTCCGATACCGTCTATGAATTATCTACCCCGATTTCAGGCAACGGAATCTTGTTACTTAAAGGTACTGAAGTCAGCGGAGAGTCCTCATACCTGTTGAACAGTGATAATCCCGCATTTACCGGCAATGTCATTATTGCTAAAGGTGCGCGTTTACACGTTAATAATACAAACCCGGCCCCCAAAGCGCATGTTCTGGTACTGAATGGCGGCACCCTCTGGTTAGGGAGTACCGCGAATTTTACTACACCCATTTTGCTTGAAGGTAATGGTTGGGATGAGAGCGGTGGCCCGTACGGCTCATTGCGACTTGATAGCAGCGCGATTCAGGCAGGCTCCGTGGAACTTACCGGAAACGCGCGAATTACGGCGATTTTCGACAACTACTCAGGAACCATTTCCGGCCAGATTAGCGATGGGGGAAAGGGTTATCAGATTGAAAAATACGGCAACGGTTTAATCACGCTTTCCGGAGATAACACCTGGAGCGGAGGAATGTTGCTCTCCCAGGGGCGTCTTTCCGTTTCCGCAGACAGCAACCTCGGGGCTTCTTCCGGCACATTAATATTCAACGGTGGCTTGCTGGAAATGACGGGCGATTTTGTTAGTCAGCGAGCGCTAGCGGTAAACGCACCGGGCGGCGCCATTTTTTCAACCGGAACAAACACTTTTGTCGGAGGGAGCAGTGGCAGCGGCCCACTAACGTTAGGTAGCGGCACGCTAGTCCTGGCGGGTAACGACACCCGAACCGGGAATACTATCGTCTACGCAGATTCTCACCTGCAAATTGGCTCAAATGATGTGAACAACGCCGTGCAAGGCACGTTAAGCGGAAATGTCCTCAATAACGGGACTTTAACGTTTAACCGCTCGGGGGAGTCATCTTATAGCGGTGTGCTGGAGGGAAGCGGAGCACTGATCAAACAAAACAGTGGGCTAGTTGACCTCACCGGCGCGGGCTCTTCGCAGGGTAGCGTGGCGGTGAATGGCGGTACGCTGAGGTTTTCTCCTGCGGGTCCGTTTAACGTTGCTGGAACGCTCATAACCGCTGCGGGGGCGCAAACCTCGGTATCGACGGGTTCTCAACTGAACATTCAGGGCGCGATGACGCAGCAGGCAGGCGCGGCGCTGGAAACCTCCGTGGATGCTTCGCAGCCCGCGGCTATCGCTCCCACTATTGCGCTTAATGGCGCGTTAAAGGTGAGTGGCGCACCCGTTTCAGCCAGCAGTATTACCGCTAAAACATTGACCATTTTGCACAGTACCAACGCTTCAGGAATAAGCGGTGACTTCTCTTCATTGGGATTCAGTAATCCTGCCGATTATCTCATTGTGAACGGCAGCAAAGTTAACAACGATCAGGACTACAACCTGGGATTTGGTTTGACGTGGTTTGCTGGCCCCGCGCAGGGTAACGGGAACTTTACCCTGATCAACCCCAGCGATACGTTTGATATGGATATAGCCCTGACCAACCAAACGCCGCCATTTTCCAGCGGGTGGGACGGGCAAACTCTCACGAAGGCAGGTGCCGGGACGCTGATTTTATCGCAACCCAATACTTATACCGGCAGCACTCTGGTTAACGGTGGGACGTTGCAAACGAATGTGCAAGACGCGTTTGCCAGTTCAGGGAACGTCGTTGTTAATTCAGGCGCGACGCTCAATCTGAACAATTTTAACCAGCAAGCCAATAATCTCAGCGGCGGAGGTGCCGTCAGTCTCGGCAACGCGGCACTGACGGTGACAAATAACAGTGACAGCCAGTTTGCCGGGAATATTTCTGGAAACGGCTCGCTGGTTAAAAACGGCGCTCAAACCCTGACTCTTGCGGGCAATAATACCTTTGCTGGTGGCCTGGCGATTAATGCCGGCACATTAATCGCCACGTCGGGAGCCGCTCTGGGGGCCGGTGCGGTGGTAAACAATACGGTTCTGACGCTGGCGTTTACGACCAGGAGCCTGGTGAAAAACTTGCTTTCTGGCAGCGGTACGCTCAACAAAGAGGGCAGCGGCTGGGCGCAATTACTGAAAACGGGATCTTCTGCCGGGCGGGTTAACGTCAACAGTGGAGTGCTGAATTTCGGCGAAGGCGTCACTTTCACCAGTAATGACGATTTCAATACTGCCGCTGGAGCGGTTACCCGCATTGATAATGGTGGTGCGCTAAATGTAGTGAATAGATTTGATCTCAAAGGTGAACTGGCCGTTGTACCTGGTGAAATGGAGCCAGTTGTCACGGCAAATACCGTGCTGCTTGATAGCCAGTCGATGCTAAACATTGCAGGTCTGACGACCGATGATGAATTGCCAGAAGCGCAGCGTTTTTTGCAATCCTTTAAAGTCATCAGCACAGCTGCACCCGGCGGGATTAGCGGGGATTTTTCGGAGCTACATATTGGCGGCTCGGCGTCTCCCGTCGATTATGCGACGCTCACCGGATATAAAGATCTTCTCAGCCAACACTACAATGTGGATATTCGCCTTAACTGGTATGCGCAACATTCCAGCACGCCAGAGATTGCGAATGGCGTATTTACGCTAGCCGATGCAGGTGAATCATTCCGCCTTGGAAGCCTGCTGATTGACCAAAAGCCTAACCCTGCCACCGCCTGGGATGGCAAAACACTCACCAAAGCTGGGCAGGGGACGCTCATCCTTGCAAAGCATAATCAGTTTACTGGCCCGACGCTGATTAACGGCGGCACTCTGCAGACAGCTATTGATAACGCGCTGGCGTTAAGTAGTGAAGTGAACATTGCCAGTGGCGCAACCTTTGCGCTGGACGGTTTCGATCAGAACGTGAATCGCATTTCTGGTAACGGCGATATCACGCTCGGAGATGCGCAACTCAGCGTGAATAACAACAGCGGTGCGGTGTTTGGCGGCACGATCAGCGGCAGCGGTGGGCTGATTAAAAACGGCGCGGGGGATTTGCAATTTCTGGCCAATCAGGCGTGGACAGGCTCCACCGCTATTAATAGCGGGAGCCTGACTCTGGGTGCCAGTCCCGCCGCTGAGGTAAATCTTTCCAGTTCCCAGGTAAACATTGCCTCAGGCTCAATGCTCGGCGGCTATGGCAGCATCGCCGGAAATGTTTCAAACCAGGGAACCATCGCTGTAGCGGATGCGGCACCGCAATTTTCTGAAGGTGCCGCCGGGAATCTGGTCATCGGCGGTGATTTGATTAACGCAGGCCAAATTATTATGGCAAGCCCCGTTCCGGCCAGCTCGCTTATTATTAACGGCAATTACCAAGGAAATGATGGGCTGTTAACGTTAAGCACGGTACTGGGCGATGACAATTCAGCCACGGATAAATTGATTATTCTCGGCAACAGCAGCGGCAGCACGCAGGTGAAAATTAATAACGCTGGTGGGGCGGGCGCGGCGACTGTTAACGGCATTGAAATTATTCACGTCGCGGGCCAGTCCAACGGCATTTTTACTCTGAACGGGCGCGTGGTGGCCGGGGCTTACGACTACTTTTTGCACCAGGGGTTACCAGGCACGCCAAACGGTAACTGGTACTTGCGCAGCCAGCTTCCCGAGCCTCCACCAAATCCTCCCGTTCCTCCGGCGCCACAGCCTGAAATTGTTCGCCCTGAAGCCGGGAGCTATCTGGCGAACAAATCCGCGGCGAGTAACATGTTTACGCAGCGGCTGGAAGACAGAGCTGGCCGGGCAGAAAACTCAACCCTGTGGCTGCGTCAAATTGGCACGCATACCGGCGCCTACGATGGCAGCGGTCAGCTAAAAACCACCGCTAATAGCTATATGATTCAGGGCGGCGGTGAACTGGCGCAAGGGAGTTTCTTCCAGGACGACAGGCTTGGCGTGGGCGTTATGTTTGGCTACGGCAACGCACATAGTCATACAGACTCGAATCGTAGCGGCTATAGCTCAAAAGGTTCTGTGGATGGCTACAGCAGCGGGGTTTATGGAACCTGGTATCAGAACGCTAAAAGTCTGGAAGGAACGTACGTCGATAGCTGGCTGCAATACAGTTGGTTTAAAGCGCAAGTGAAAGGCGACGATCTGGAAACGGAAAACTATCACCTCAACGGCTTTAGCGGCTCGCTGGAAACAGGGTACCGAATGGGGATTTATCAGGGCGAGAACAGTCGCGTTTTCCTGACGCCGCAGGCACAGATCATCTGGGACGGATTACAGGCTGATTCTCATACGGAAAACAATGGCACCCATGTGACGTACCCGGATGGCAACAACCTGCAAAGTCGGCTTGGGCTGAAACTTTCCCGCGACGGTGTATCCACCAAAGATAAGCCCAGCGGCAAGCTCTTCACCACTTATGTGGAAGCCAACTGGCTACACAACAGTGACCCGGCTACGGTGGCGCTCGATAATGAAAAAGTGGGGCTTTCCGGAACGCGTAATGTTGGGGAACTGAAATTGGGCATTGAAGGGAAATTATCCGCGCGCCTGAACGTGTGGGGCAATGTGGCGCAGCAAATGGGAGGCAGCGGCTACAGTGCAACCTCCGGCGTAATCGGTGTGGATTATCGCTTTTAA
- the bacA gene encoding undecaprenyl-diphosphate phosphatase: MGDLHSLVIAAILGVVEGLTEFLPVSSTGHMIIVGHLLGFEGDTAKTFEVVIQLGSILAVVVMFWRRLFGLIGIHFGRQPHEGEGKGRLTLIHILLGMVPAVVLGLIFHDAIKSLFNPINVMYALVVGGVLLIAAELLKPKEPRAVGIDDMTYRQAFVIGCFQCLALWPGFSRSGATISGGMLMGVSRYAASEFSFLLAVPMMMGATVLDVYKSIGFLTLADLPMFAVGFITAFIVALIAIKTFLQIIKRISFIPFAIYRFAVAAVVYFVFF; this comes from the coding sequence ATGGGCGATTTACACTCGTTAGTGATTGCTGCGATTCTTGGCGTTGTAGAAGGGCTAACAGAGTTTTTACCTGTTTCGTCTACCGGCCATATGATTATTGTCGGCCACCTGCTTGGATTCGAAGGTGATACGGCGAAAACGTTTGAAGTGGTTATCCAGCTAGGTTCTATTCTCGCGGTAGTCGTCATGTTCTGGCGTCGCCTGTTCGGGCTTATTGGTATTCACTTCGGCCGCCAGCCGCATGAAGGCGAAGGGAAAGGGCGCTTGACGCTGATCCACATCCTGCTGGGTATGGTGCCGGCAGTGGTGCTTGGGCTAATTTTTCACGATGCCATCAAATCGTTGTTTAACCCGATAAACGTCATGTATGCGCTGGTGGTTGGTGGTGTGCTGCTGATCGCGGCTGAACTGTTGAAGCCAAAAGAGCCGCGTGCGGTTGGCATTGATGACATGACCTATCGCCAGGCCTTTGTCATCGGTTGCTTCCAGTGTTTAGCGTTATGGCCGGGCTTTTCGCGCTCTGGAGCGACGATTTCAGGCGGGATGTTAATGGGCGTTAGCCGTTACGCGGCCTCTGAGTTCTCATTCCTGCTGGCGGTTCCGATGATGATGGGCGCCACGGTGCTGGATGTTTATAAGAGCATTGGCTTCCTGACCCTCGCAGATCTTCCTATGTTTGCCGTTGGCTTTATTACCGCATTTATTGTTGCGTTAATTGCCATTAAAACATTCCTGCAAATCATCAAACGCATCTCCTTTATTCCGTTTGCCATTTATCGTTTTGCGGTTGCGGCAGTGGTTTATTTCGTCTTCTTTTAA